In the Quercus lobata isolate SW786 chromosome 5, ValleyOak3.0 Primary Assembly, whole genome shotgun sequence genome, one interval contains:
- the LOC115990191 gene encoding G-type lectin S-receptor-like serine/threonine-protein kinase CES101, whose amino-acid sequence MASKSRKLMLGFVCLLLFLGPSSQLDRLLQGQELKDGDELVSSQGNFKLGFFTLEMWVANRDAPIFNNSGSLTIDDYENLKISYNGSLSIVLYSGQEASNASAVLLDTGNFVLRETISERQLWQSFDYPTHALVPGMRLGVNWKTGHTWSLTSWRGVLVPAAGSFTLALEPYLNRLVILWRESLYWTSPSVHFNSTSMGLTLHGYNFNYISNVNETYLNYTGVEENYMEENYITRVIRPLKIDYFGRLSDEFDTLVDCNFTNFFTNQFTLFQFIIGCKAQCRSHDDTFTPVSSSMKDGFKFDESDNLTRKDCEAKCFHNCSCVAYASTNQVAQTGCEIWRTTDRFIGFSNPNARTIYFLTSAFAKIKENRRANRSQVTKRWIWLIVAVGLKLKSMSRSQPNSSIEVDLF is encoded by the exons ATGGCAAGCAAATCACGGAAACTTATGCTCGGTTTTGTCTGTTTGCTACTCTTCCTGGGGCCATCTTCCCAGCTAGACAGATTATTGCAAGGACAGGAGCTCAAGGATGGGGATGAATTAGTTTCTTCTCAAGGAAATTTTAAACTAGGATTCTTCACGCTTGAAA TGTGGGTTGCCAATCGAGATGCTCCAATCTTTAACAATTCTGGAAGTCTTACCATTGATGATTATGAGAACTTGAAAATTTCATACAATGGGAGTCTTTCTATTGTACTATATTCCGGCCAAGAAGCAAGTAATGCAAGTGCTGTTCTACTTGATACTGGTAATTTTGTACTGCGCGAAACGATTTCAGAGCGACAATTGTGGCAAAGCTTTGATTATCCTACTCATGCACTTGTGCCAGGAATGAGACTGGGAGTTAACTGGAAAACGGGACATACTTGGTCTCTAACATCATGGAGAGGCGTGCTGGTACCTGCAGCAGGGTCCTTTACCCTTGCTCTGGAACCTTACCTTAATCGATTGGTCATCTTGTGGCGCGAGAGCCTCTATTGGACTAGTCCTAGTGTGCATTTCAACTCAACTTCGATGGGACTAACATTGCATGGCTACAATTTTAACTACATATCGAATGTGAATGAAACGTACTTAAATTACACTGGTGTGGAAGAAAATTACATGGAAGAAAATTACATAACACGAGTTATTCGACCACTAAAGATAGATTACTTCGGAAGACTTTCTGATGAGTTTGACACTCTAGTTGATtgtaattttactaatttttttacaaatcagTTTACATTATTCCAGTTTATTATCGGATGTAAGGCGCAGTGCAGGAGTCATGATGATACATTTACTCCAGTTTCCAGTTCCATGAAGGATGGATTCAAGTTTGATGAAAGTGACAACCTGACCCGTAAGGATTGTGAGGCGAAGTGCTTCCACAATTGTTCTTGTGTTGCTTATGCATCTACAAATCAGGTTGCCCAAACTGGTTGTGAGATTTGGAGAACAACCGATAGATTTATTGGATTTTCAAATCCTAATGCACGGACAATATACTTCCTTACTTCAGCATTTG caaaaattaaagaaaacagGAGGGCAAATAGGTCGCAAGTGACCAAGCGGTGGATATGGCTCATCGTGGCAGTAGGGTTAAAGTTGAAATCCATGTCGCGCTCCCAACCGAACAGCTCCATCGAGGTCGATCTTTTCTGA